AATATTGATCCTACATGTCAGAGATGTTGTATAGAAGAGGAATCCATTAATCATGTTCTTTTCCTTTGTCCTCATGCCACAGCTATATGGAGATGTTCAGGTATAATCCCAGTTCAACTTTTTTCAAATAACTTGGAAGATAATGTTCGACTTTTGTTTAGTATAATGGAGTCTTTACCGGATGTGgagcaaaataaattattggTCTTCTGGATTCTGTGGATGATTTGGAAGTCAAGAAATGAATTCATTTTCAACAAAAGAAATGTTCATCCCACTGAAGATATTAGAAGAGCAATGGATTCGAATATTGAATGGTATAGAAATGTCACTCAAACTGGTCAGCAAAGGAGAGGTAATGGTATTAGATCAGCGAAATGGGAACCGCCCCCGGCTAACTGGGTAAAATGCAATTTCGATTATAGCTCACGATCTGACAGTATGGAGGAAGGTATTGGATGGATAGTAAGAGATCATAATGGAGTGTTCTTGGGAGCCGGAAATGCTAAAATTGGGAAAGTTCAATCATCTCTTATAGGTGAGGCCATGAGCTTTATTTTTGCTTTACAACAAATATGGGCTCGTGGCTGGAGAAGAGTGTGGTTTGAAGGTGATAATCAGGAACTTTGTCTTATCATTAATCAAGTTAAAGAACATATTGATCTGGGGAATTACTTGTGCGACATAAGGCATTGGATGACTTTGTTACCTGAATGTTCATTGGAGTATGTAAACCGAGAGAAGAATCAAGCTGCAGATGCTATGTCAAGACATAGTAGGGATCATAGTAGTTTATATCAATTCTTTGATTTTCCTCCTGTTTGGTTGATTCAGTACTTGTACTCACCTTTTACAGTTTAGTTAATAAAGTTAttgtggttaaaaaaaaaaaaaagaatcgcACACCAAGTGCGGTGA
This genomic stretch from Brassica napus cultivar Da-Ae chromosome C9, Da-Ae, whole genome shotgun sequence harbors:
- the LOC106441946 gene encoding uncharacterized protein LOC106441946, producing MDSNIEWYRNVTQTGQQRRGNGIRSAKWEPPPANWVKCNFDYSSRSDSMEEGIGWIVRDHNGVFLGAGNAKIGKVQSSLIGEAMSFIFALQQIWARGWRRVWFEGDNQELCLIINQVKEHIDLGNYLCDIRHWMTLLPECSLEYVNREKNQAADAMSRHSRDHSSLYQFFDFPPVWLIQYLYSPFTV